Proteins encoded together in one Spodoptera frugiperda isolate SF20-4 chromosome 15, AGI-APGP_CSIRO_Sfru_2.0, whole genome shotgun sequence window:
- the LOC118273587 gene encoding cullin-4A produces the protein MSGIAKTPVLAEEGGNNQTRKRSLQTSEQCNNKRTKSDEMSANEKKSNFSMLTPNSNGSIKMTSSSMNKPGAATKKLVIKNFKSKPNLPENYQETTWSKLREAVIAIQTSKAIAYSLEELYQAVENMCSHKMASQLYVNLTNLVEAHVKANIEQFLSESMDRQVFLKRMDDCWRAHCRQMIMIRSIFLYLDRTYVLQNPSIHSIWDMGLDLFRHHIAMNTLVQTRTVDGLLTLIERERGGDAVDISLLKSLLRMLSDLQIYQDAFEHKFLQATERLYAAEGQRLMRELAVPQYLAHVEKRLREENERLLHYLDPSTKWQLIHTIERQLLSEHLTGILGKGLESLMDGPRLADLTTLYTLFSRVKDGLTELCNHFNAYIKKKGRTIVIEPERDKTMVAELLEFKEQLDHVVNTCFQRNDKFLYSMREAFEYFINQRQNKPAELIAKFVDVKLRAGNKEATEEELERLLDKIMVLFRFIHGKDVFEAFYKKDLAKRLLVGKSASVDAEKSMLSKLKQECGGGFTCKLEGMFKDMELSKDINITYKQHLAATSEGGGLELSVYILTMGFWPTYGAVDVRLPASLTRQQDHFSKFYLAKHSGRKLQWQPTLGHCVLRAHFAQGNKELQVSLFQALCLLLFNDGDNLSFEDIKAATNIEEGELRRTLQSLACGKARVLSKAPRGREVHDSDHFSFNADFTNKLFRIKINQIQMKETSEEQKATEERVFQDRQYQIDAAIVRVMKMRKALSHNLLISELYNQLKFPVKPADLKKRIESLIDRDYMERDKDNPNQYNYVA, from the exons ATGTCGGGTATAGCTAAAACGCCAGTTTTGGCCGAGGAGGGTGGTAACAATCAGACTAGAAAACGTTCTCTCCAGACCAGCGAACAGTGCAataataaaagaacaaaatcCGACGAAATGAGTGCCAATGAGAAGAAATCTAATTTTTCAATGTTGACTCCAAACTCTAATGGAAGCATTAAGATGACGTCGTCATCTATGAACAAGCCTGGTGCAGCGACGAAGAAATTGGTTATAAAGAATTTCAAAA GTAAGCCGAACCTTCCAGAAAATTACCAAGAGACAACATGGAGCAAGTTGCGGGAGGCTGTGATCGCCATCCAGACGTCCAAGGCGATCGCGTACTCGCTGGAGGAGCTGTACCAGGCGGTGGAGAACATGTGTAGTCACAAG ATGGCATCACAGCTGTATGTGAATCTAACGAACCTGGTGGAGGCGCACGTGAAGGCCAATATTGAGCAGTTCCTGTCTGAAAGCATGGACCGGCAGGTGTTCCTCAAGCGTATGGACGACTGCTGGCGCGCGCACTGCCGCCAGATGATCATGATCAGAAGCATCTTCCTGTATCTAGACCGCACATATGTTCTACAAAACCCTAGTATACATTCTATATG ggacATGGGTTTGGATTTGTTCCGGCACCACATAGCAATGAATACTTTGGTTCAGACCAGGACTGTGGACGGTCTACTTACTTTGATTGAGAGGGAGCGCGGTGGTGATGCCGTAGACATATCCTTGCTCAAGAGTCTGCTGCGAATGCTCTCAGACTTGCAAATATATCAGGATGCTTTTGAACAcaa GTTCCTACAAGCGACGGAGCGACTGTACGCTGCCGAGGGGCAGCGTCTGATGCGAGAGCTGGCGGTACCACAGTACCTCGCACATGTCGAGAAGCGACTGCGAGAGGAGAATGAGAGGCTACTGCACTACCTAGACCCCTCCACTAA ATGGCAATTAATTCACACGATAGAGCGGCAGTTGCTGAGCGAACACCTGACGGGTATCCTGGGCAAAGGCCTGGAGTCCCTCATGGACGGGCCGCGACTGGCCGACCTCACCACTCTCTACACACTCTTCAGTAGAGTCAAGGATGGGCTCACGGAGCTGTGTAACCACTTCAATGCTTATATCAAG aAAAAAGGTCGTACGATAGTAATAGAGCCGGAGCGCGACAAGACGATGGTGGCGGAGTTGTTGGAGTTCAAGGAGCAGCTCGACCACGTGGTCAACACCTGCTTCCAGCGCAACGACAAGTTCCTCTACTCCATGAGGGAAGCCTTCGAGTACTTCATCAACCAGAGACAGAACAAACCCGCTGAACTTATAG CCAAATTCGTGGACGTGAAACTAAGGGCAGGCAACAAGGAGGCGACGGAGGAGGAGTTAGAACGACTACTGGACAAGATCATGGTTCTGTTCCGGTTCATACACGGCAAGGACGTTTTCGAGGCATTCTATAAGAAG GATCTCGCCAAAAGATTGTTGGTCGGTAAGTCGGCGTCAGTGGATGCTGAGAAGTCAATGCTGAGTAAATTGAAGCAGGAGTGCGGAGGAGGATTCACGTGCAAACTGGAGGGCATGTTCAAAGACATGGAGCTCTCCAAGGACATCaatattacttataaacaa CACTTGGCGGCGACGTCGGAGGGCGGTGGACTAGAGCTGAGCGTGTACATCCTGACGATGGGGTTCTGGCCCACGTACGGCGCCGTGGACGTGCGCCTGCCCGCCAGCCTCACGCGCCAGCAGGACCACTTCTCCAAGTTCTACCTCGCCAAGCACTCCGGACGCAAGCTGCAGTGGCAGCCCACGCTCGGACACTGCGTACTGCGGGCGCACTTCGCACAG GGTAACAAAGAGCTACAGGTGTCGCTGTTCCAAGCGCTCTGCCTGCTCCTCTTCAACGATGGTGACAACCTCTCCTTCGAGGATATCAAAGCTGCAACAAATATTGAG GAGGGCGAGCTGCGCCGTACGCTGCAGTCGCTGGCGTGCGGCAAGGCGCGCGTGCTGAGCAAGGCGCCGCGCGGACGGGAGGTGCACGACTCCGACCACTTCTCCTTCAACGCAGACTTCACCAACAAACTCTTCCGCATCAAGATCAACCAGATACAGATGAAGGAGACT agCGAAGAACAGAAAGCGACAGAAGAGCGTGTGTTCCAAGACAGACAGTACCAGATCGACGCCGCCATCGTCCGCGTCATGAAGATGCGCAAGGCGCTCTCGCACAACCTGCTCATATCCGAACTCTACAACCAACTCAAGTTCCCCGTCAAG CCTGCGGACCTGAAGAAACGTATAGAATCGCTGATCGACCGCGACTACATGGAGCGCGACAAGGACAACCCGAACCAGTACAACTACGTGGCGTAA